In the genome of Amaranthus tricolor cultivar Red isolate AtriRed21 chromosome 15, ASM2621246v1, whole genome shotgun sequence, one region contains:
- the LOC130801470 gene encoding protein SPIRAL1-like 5, producing the protein MSRGGSYGGGQSSLGYLFGSDEAANHNPPLSPSPSPSPTKIIIPPYGTDIQVEEPAVVSSSPKQHNNNYHRAQGQNSGNFITDRPSTKVISAPGGSSSLGYLFGDK; encoded by the exons ATGAGTAGAGGTGGAAGTTATGGTGGTGGTCAAAGCTCCTTGGGTTACTTGTTTGGATCGGACGAAGCAGCGAATCATAATCCTCcactttctccttctccttctccttctcctacTAAAATCATCATCCCACCATATGGTACTGATATTCAAGTAGAGGAACCAGCTGTAGTGTCTTCTTCACCAAAGCAACACAACAACAACTATCATAGAGCTCAAGGCCAAAACTCTGGCAATTTCATCACT GATCGGCCATCAACAAAGGTGATTTCTGCACCTGGAGGAAGTTCTTCACTTGGGTACTTGTTTGGAGATAAGTGA